Within Myceligenerans xiligouense, the genomic segment GGTCAGGAGCGCGAGCCGAGCCAGGGGCCCAGGACGTCCTGTCGCCCGAGCCAGGACAGGCCGCCGTCGGCGATCTCGTCCGGGCGGACGAGGGCGTCGTGGAAGGCGTCGACCAGGTCGTGGCGGACGTCCTGCTCCGCGTCCGGGCCGGCGTCGTCCGCGGATCCGACGACGACGATCCGCGTGTGCGGTTCGGCGGACGCCGCGGCCTCGTCCCAGCTGCCGAGGTCACCCAGGAAGAGCTGACCCCCGGCGCCGTCCCACAGGCACGCGGACAGCGGGCGGTCCACCACGTGGAAGACGCCGCGGCTGCGCATCCGTCCCGTGCCGAGGTCCTCGATGCGGTCCAGCAGGCGCTGGGGGTGGAACGGGCGGTCGGAGCGTAGTTCGAGGGTCCAGCTCCGGTCGCCCGCGGCTCGCCCGCCGCGCCCGGTGCCGGGTGCGCGCCGCGCCCCGAGCGGGTTGCTGCGGCGCTCGCCGCGGACGGGGTCGTACCGGCCGGCCGCGAGTTCCGCGGCCGTGACGCCGTGCAGGCCGTCGACGCGGCTGGAGTCCTCGGCGCGGATCCGGTCGATGAGTCCGGAACCGGTGGGGGCCGCGGCGGCCTCTCCGGCGGCGACGATCACGTCGGCGTGCTCGACCTGGGCGGCGAGAGCCTCGCCCACGGACCGGTCGTCGTCGGGGGTCAGGGCGATGCCGCGCTCGGCGAGGAGGTCGGCGGCGAGGAGGTCGTGCTCGAACGTCTCGACGTCCGCGACGGTCGCGGCCGTCGCGATGCGTGCTCCGTCCAGCAGTCCGCCGCGGGCCGTCTCGGCGGCGAGCGCGCGCGTGACGGGCAGGGATTCCGCGCTCACGGGTAGCGCCATGATCACGTCGGTCCAGCGTCCGTCCTCGGTGAGAGCCGCGAGCGCGGGGAGTGCGTCCTCCCGCACGGCGCAGGACAGGCAGGCGTGCTCGAGCGGTACGAGCACCTGTTCGACGACACCGGACGCGTCGACCACCACGCGCCGGATCAGGCCCTCGTCGGCGAGGATGTCGTGCCGCAGCGCCACGGTGCCGGGCGCGTCGACGACCAGCCCGAGCACGGCGGAGTCGCGCAGGACGGGATCGACCGACGCGAGCACGCTGATCGGGACGCGCCGGTCGGCGGTGTGGTGGGGCATGCGGACCTCCTTGCGTTCGGCGTGCGGGCGCCGGTGGCACCCCGCGCACAGTTGATAACCATTCTCAATGCGGGTACTGTACCCCGAGTTTGAGAACGATTGTCATGAGCAAGGAGAGGTAGTCATGTCGGCCGTCTGCCAGGTGCTCGGCACCAAGCCCGGGTTCGGGAACTCGGTGTCGCACTCCCATCGGCGCACCAAGCGCCGCTGGAACCCCAACATCCAGAAGAAGCGCTACTGGGTGCCGTCCCTCGGGCGGCACGTCACGTTGCGCGTGAGCGCGAAGGGCATCAAGACGATCGACCGGCGGGGGATCGACGTCGTGGTGGCCGGGATTCTCGCCCGCGGGGAGAAGGTCTGATGGCCAAGAAGTCGAAGATCGCCGCCGACGAGCGGCGCCGTGCGGTCGTCGCGAGGTACGCCGGGCGCCGCGCTGAGCTCAAGCGGGTGATCGCGTCGCCGGCCGCTTCCGAGGAGGAGAAGGCCGTGGCCACCGCCGAGCTCCGGCGCCAGCCGCGCGACGCGAGTGCCACGCGCGTGCGCAACCGCGACGTCGTCGACGGCCGGCCGCGTGCTCACCTGCGGAAGTTCGGGCTCTCGAGGATCCGCGTGCGCGAGATGGCGCACCGCGGCGAGCTCCCGGGCGTCACCAAGTCCAGCTGGTGATCCCCGCCGTCCGACCACGGAGAGAAGAAGGAGAACTGAGATGAAGGTGCGTGCCTCACTGCGCTCCCTGAAGGACAAGCCCGGCGCGAAGGTGGTCCGCCGTCGCGGCAGGACCTTCGTGATCAACAAGCTCAACCCGCGCTGGAAGGCGAGGCAGGGCTGATGGCCACGAAGCGCGCCGACGTGCGCCCGATCATCCGCATGGTCTCCACCGCGGGGACCAGCTTCACCTATGTCACCCGCAAGAACCGGCGCAACGACCCGGACCGGCTCGTGCTGCGCAAGTACGACCCGGTGGTCCGGCGCCACGTCGAGTTCAAGGAGTCCCGATGAACCCCCTGCCCCTCTCCCGTCCCCGGCGGGCCGCGGTTCCCTACCGGCGGGCCGGTGCGGCGACGTCCGCTCCCGCCCGCCGGGCCGCCACGGCGGTAGCGGCCGCGATCCCGCTGGTGCTGCTCGGCGCCTGCGCGCCGGCCGGCTCGGCCGGTGCGGACGGAGCCGCGGCGACGCCGTCGGCCTCGGAGAGCCGCGCGGCCACGGAGTCGCAGTCGCGTACCGCGCGCATCGCCGTCACGTACGACGGCGGTGTCAAGGTGCTCGACGCGCTCAGCCTGGAGGAGGTCGGCGACATCCCGCTCGACGGCTTCAACCGGCTCAACCCGGCCGGTGACGAGCGCCATCTGATGGTGTCGACCACGGGCGGTTTCCAGGTCCTGGACCTGGGGACATGGGCCGCGGCACACGGCGACCACGCGCACTACCGGACTGCGGACCCGGCCCTGACGGACGTGACGTACCCGGCCACCGAGCCGGGCCACGTCGTCGTCCACGAAGGGCGGACGGCGCTGTTCGACGACGGCACCGGGCAGATCTCCGTCCTGGACGCCGACCACGTGGCCGACGGCGAGGTCGCGCGGGCCGAGACCCTCCCGACCCCGCACCACGGGGTGGCGGTCGAACTCGGCGACGACACGCTCGTGGTCTCCGAGGGGACCGAGGACGAGCGCACCGGCATCCGCGTGCTGGACGCCGACGGCGAGGAGATCGCCGCGAGCGACGAGTGCCCCGGGGTGCACGGCGAGGCCATGGCAGCCGACGAGGCGGTGCTGATCGGCTGCGAGGACGGCGCGATCCTGGTGCGTGACGGCGAGATCACCAAGGTGGACGCACCCGACTCCTACGGGCGGATCGGGAACCAGGCGGGGTCCGAGGAGTCGCCGGTGGTGCTCGGCGACTACAAGGTGGACCGGGACGCCGAGCTGGAGCGCCCGGAGCGGGTCTCCCTGATCGATACGCGGTCGGGCGAGCTGACCCTGGTGGACCTGCCGTCGTCGTACACGTTCCGGTCCCTCGCGCGCGGGGACGACGGCGAGGCGCTAATCCTCGGCACCGACGGCCGGGTGCACGTGATCGACCCCGAGAAGGGGAAGCTCACCGACTCGATCGAGGTGATCGACGCCTGGGAGGAGCCGCTCGAGTGGCAGGAGCCGCGCCCGGCGATCCTGGCGCTGGACGGGTCCGTCTACGTGACCGACCCGGCGAACGACGCCATCCACGCCGTGGACGTCGAGACCGGCGAGGTGTGGAAGTCGGCGCAGCTCGGCGTGGCGGCGAACGAGATCGCGGGCGTGATGGGCGAGGCGCCCGAGCACGACGCCCACGAGGGGCACGACCACGAGGGTGAGGGTGCCGGGCACGAGGACGACAGGCACGGGGACGACGCCCATGAGGGTGACGGACACGAGGACGACGCCCACGAGGACGACGAGCACGACGAGCACGACGAGCAACAGGAGGGCTGACAGATGAAGCAGGGCATTCACCCCGAGTACGGGCAGGTGGTGTTCCGGGACCGGAGCGCAGGCTTCGCGTTCCTGACGCGGTCCACCCTGGCCGGCCGGGCCGAGGCAGGACCGGGCCGGCCGGACGCCACGATCGAGTGGGAGGACGGCAACACCTACCCGGTGGTCGACGTCGATGTCTCCAGCGCGAGCCACCCGTTCTGGACGGGCAGCTCCCGCGTGGTCGACACCGCCGGGCGCGTGGAGAGGTTCCGCCAGCGGTACGGCGCACGCGGCGCGACGCAGAACACGTCCGGCGGCGGCGCGTCCGGTGGCGTGGCTGCCGACGGCGGGCCCCGTGAGAAGGAACGTGCCTGATGGCCGTCCCGAAGCGGAAGATGTCACGGTCCCGGACGAGGTCCCGCCGTGCGCAGTGGACGACGAGCCTGCCGGAGCTCGTCGCGGTCACGACCCCGGACGGGAGTGTGGTGCGGGTGCCGCGGCGCCTGTCTCGCGCCGCCCGCCGCGGGTTGCTGTGACCGGTCGTTGAAAGCGTGGCCGCGGTCCGGGGCGGGAGTCCTGGACCGCGGCCACCGGACCAACTCCTCGACAGCCTGCCGACCGGTCGACAACCTGCCGACCGCGCGGCTCAGGAGTGCACGTGTGCCGGGAGGGGTGCGTCGTGGCCGACCTTCATGGTCAGGCTGTCCAGGATCTCGTCCGCCCAGGTGCTCGCGCGGTCGCCGTCGCGGTCCGCCACCACCACGTGGCCGATCCGGTCGTTGTTGTCCGCCGCGCGGAGCACCGTGCCCGGGCGGGGCAGGTCGTGGGCGAACACACGGGGATCGTCGGGCAGCGCGTCGGCACCGGACACCCCGGAGAGGAATCCGTCCTCCGGGGCGAGCAGGAACCGTACGGCGGCGCTCCCGGCGGCCGGTGTCTCCGCGGTGGGCTCACGGCCCAGGGCGAGATCGGTCAGGACGCGCAGCGGGTCGTAGCCCGTCACGAGCCGCACCAGGTCGAAGATGTACCCGCCGCCCTGCCGCGGGTTGAGCTCGACCAGGCGTGGTCCGTCGGCGGTGAGCCGCACCTCGGTGTGGCTGATGCCGTGGGTGTAGCCGACGGCTCCGAGCACGCGCGCGACGTGCGCGGTGATCGCCGTACGGGCGGCGCCGTCGAGCGCGGCGGGGAAGTCGTGGCCGCTCTCCACGTAGCCGACGGCGTCCGCGCCGCCCGCGACCGGGCGGCTCACCTCGGTCACCGATTTGGCCGTGACGCCCAGCACGGTGGTCACGCCGTCGCGGGTCACCGCCTCGACGCTGTACTCGGGCCCGTCCAGCACCCGCTCGACCAGGGCCAGGCGGGCCAGCGGCTGGTCGCGGGTGTTCCGCTCGGGGCCGGTGATCTCGGTGAACGCGTCGGCCAGCGCGGTTTCGTCGGCGACCCGCCGCACGGCGGTGCCGGAGTTCAGGTCGACGGGCTTGACGACGACCGGGTAGCCCAGCGTTGCCGCCGCGGCGCGCGTCTCGTCCCAGGTGGCGCCCACCGCGTGCGGGACATCGGGGATGCCCGCCCGTGCCACGGCCGCCCGGACCAGGTGCTTGTTGGTCGCGGTGCGCAGCACGCCTGCGGGAGATCCGGGAAGCCCGATCGCCTCGGCCACGACCGCGACCGTCGGCAGGTAGTAGTCGCAGGTGGTCAGCACTCCGCCGAGGTCGTGCCGGGCGGCGACGCGACGGGCGGCGGCGACCACGGCGTCGTCGTCGTTGGTCTCGGCGACGACGACCTCGGCGGCGAGGGCGAGCACCGGGTGCGTGCCGCCGCCCGGCAGCGTGTAGACCTGCGGATCGCGGGTGACCAGCACGTATTCGTGCCCGAGCGAGCGTAGTAGCGGCGGGAGGCTCAGGCCGGTGGACTGCAGCCAGCTCTCGATCATCAGCAGGGTGGGCACGGGAGGAGGGCCTTCCTTGGCTCGTCGGAACGATTCGCGCAGGATCGTATCGCGATCTTGAGATTCATTCTCACCATCGGGGGTGGTTGGCCGGGGCGGTGGCCCCGGAGGGGGCAGCTCGCGGCGCAGGGATCCGGGCGGCGGCCGGCGATGTGCCGATAGAATCGCCCGGCCATGCCACTTTTCCGTCGACACACCGAGCCCCGCGCGGGGAACCGGCTGTCCCACGCTCGCGGCCGGAGGCCGGACCCGAGCCAGGCCGTCCGTGTCGTCACCGATTCGACGTCGGGCCTGCCGCTGGACACCCGGGCGCCCGGGCCACGAGTCGTCCCGTTGCGGGTGGTGACCGAGCGCGAGTCCTACGACGAGGGCGTGGACATCACCGCCGCCGACGTCGTCCGCCTGCTCGACGACGGCGCTCGTGTCACCACGTCCCAGCCGTCACCGGAGCGCTTCGCCGCGACGTACCGGGGCCTCGCCGACGAGGGCGCCCATGCGATCGTCTCCCTGCACCTGTCGGGCGAGCTGTCCGGCACGGTCGGCGCGGCGAGCGCTGCCGCGGCACGGTCACCGCTGGCGGTGCGCGTCGTCGACTCCCGGACCGTCGGGCCCGGCCTCGGGTTCGCCGCACGCGCGGCCGCGGAATGCGCGGCGGCCGGGTGCGACGTCGCGCACGTCGCGGCGCGGGCACGTGAGGTGGCGGACTCCTCGACCTCCGTGTTCATGGTCGACACCCTGGAACACCTGCGCCGTGGCGGGCGCCTGTCGGGCCCGGTGGCCGCGCTCGGCACCGTCCTCGGTGTCCGTCCGATCCTGACGATGCGCGACGGCCGGATCGAGCTCGCCCAGCGCGTCCGTACCCGCGCGGCCGGGATGGAGCGCCTGCTCGACCTGGCGGGCGAGTCCATCGAGGTCGCGAACCGGCCGGTGGTGGGCGTGCAGCACTTCGGGGCGCCGGACCGCGCCCGCACGCTGGCGGGGCGCCTGCGCACGCGCACCCGGGCCGAGGTGGAGATCTCCGACATCAGCGCGGTCATCGGTGTCCACGTCGGCCCGGGGACGCTCGCCGTCGTCGTCGCCGACCTCGGCGGCCACCAGCACTGACGGTCGCTCAGGCGTCGAGGACCTTCCGGAGCGTGGCCGCGAAGCCGGCCGGGTCACCACCCGGATGGCCGTACTCGCCGCCCGAGAAGCCGTTGTGGCCACCGGGGAAGACGGTCGCCTCCTGGCCGAGGCGTCGTGCGATGCTGCGGGAGGTGCGCCCGGTGATCTCCTCACCGGTGTCGGCGCCCACGCCGATCACGACGCGCTGTACCGACCCGGCCAGGGCGTCCCAGTCGGGGCGGTGGCGTGGCATCCACACCATGCTGGACGAGAACATCACGTCGTCACGGGCGCCGTCGTCATCGGCGGGCATCCCGAAGGCCGCCGGGTCGGGGGCGGGGCGGTCGAGGTACTCAGGGCTCAGCTCGCCGGGCTCCATGACGAGCGCGATGAACTTCGCCATCGCATGACCCGACCCCTTGGCCTGGTACGTGTCGTGGATGTCCTGCATGGCGGCGACGATGACGTCACGGTCGGGCAGGAGCTCCGGCAACGGGGGTTCGTGCGCCACGACGGTGCGCAGCAGGTCCGGGTGGGCGGCGGCGAGTTCGAGCGCGATGACCGCGCCACCGCTCGATCCCAGGAGATCGACAGGCGTGCCTCCGGCGGTGGCCTCGATCACCCGGACCACATCGCCGACGTGGTCCGCGGAGCCCGTACCGCTGCCAGGTTCGCGGGTGCTGCGTTCCACGCCGCGTGGGTCGTACGTGACCACCACGCGGTCGGTGACGTGCTCGGCGAGGCTGTCGAAGCCGTGCGCCCCCATCGGCAGACCGATGACCACGAGCGGAGGAGCGTCGGACGGCGTCGCCGGCTCGCGCACGTCGTAGGCGAGGACGGCGCCGGGGGCGTCGAGGGTGAGGGTCTTCTTCTCGGGCATCGGAGGATCTCCTTCTGGGTCCGGACGACGGTGCGTCGGCCGGTTCATCGAGGTTGACGCCGGTGGGACGCGGAACTCATCGGTGCTTCTCGTCGTCATTCTGCCGAGACGGCCAGAGGATCGCGCGCTCGGCGTGCGGCCGAAGAAAACTGCCCGGAATCGCCGTTCGAGGTGCGCCCCTGCCCCCGGGACCGTGCGGAAGAGACGTCGACCACCTGCTGTGGATCGCCGCACCCGTGCACAGGCTGCCTCGGGTGCCTCCTGCAGCCGTGTCGTCCCTGCCTAGCGTCGGGGCATGAGAGCAGACACGGACGTGATGCCGGCGGTGCCGGCGGTGCCGGAGGACACCGACGACCTCGTGGACCGGCTACGGCAGCGGCGGTCCGCGGGCCGGGTCGCGACGGCGTACGCGGCAGCACACGGGCACCCTGTCGGAACGGACGGCGACGGCACGGGGCGTCGCTGGGCCCTCGGCGGGCGCCCGGGCCTCGTCGCGGTCGTCGCCGTGCTCCTGCTGGCCGGCCTGACCGGCGCCGTCGCGCTGGGACGGGACGCGCTGGCCGCCGGGGACGTGCGTCCGATCGCATCGGCCGGAGACACCGGGGCCGACGACGGCGTGGCGGGCGAAGCCAAGGCCGGCGGCGGGCCCGGCGGTGAGGCGGGTACCGGCAACGGACGCGGCACCGGAACCGGTAGCGGCACGGGCGCGGAGGCCGGACCCGACGGCGGCGCGGCCTGGTCCGGCGGTTCGGACGCAGGTGCCTTCGCGGGTAGCGACCCCCAGGGCGCGCCGGGCAGCGGCGTCGTCGCGCACGTGGTGGGCGCGGTGCGCGAACCCGGACTCGTCGAACTGCCCGGCGGCGCGCGCATCGCGGACGCCGTCGAGGCGGCGGGCGGGCCGACCGGCGACGCCGACCTGTCCGGGGTGAACCTGGCGCGCCCCGTCACCGACGGCGAGCAGATCCACGTGCCACGGCCGGGCGAGACACCCGCCGCCACCGGTGGTGCGCCGGGCGGGACCCCCGCAGGACCCCCGGAAACGGGCGGCGAAGGCGTCGACCTCAACACCGCCGACGCCGCCACGCTCGAGACCCTGCCCGGCATCGGGCCCACCCTGGCGCAGCGGATCATCGAATGGCGCACGGCCAACGGCCCCTTCGCGTCGGTCGACGAACTCGACGACGTCTCCGGGATCGGACCGGCCGTGCTGGAACAGATCCGCCCGGTGGCGCGCGTATGAGAAGCACCGACCTGCGGCTGGCGCCCGCCGCCGCACTCGCCTGGATCGCCGCCTGGGCGACGACCGGACAGGCCGGCGCCTGGGCGCTCGCGGTGGCCTGCGGGTGGCTCGCGGCGATCGCCGGCGCCGGGGTGATCGTGCTCGTCGCGCTGCGGGGCATGACGCGCGGCAGCGGCGTGACCCGTGGACCTGGCAGCGTCATGACCAGTGGTGTCGCCCATGTGGCACTCGCCGCCGCGTGCTCGCTCGGCGTCGTCGCGACCGGCACCGTGAAGACCGCACGTGCCGCGACGATCGAGGACCTGGCGAGTCGCGGGTTCACCGGCGAGGTGACGGGAACGGTGGTCTCGCAGCCGGAGCCGGTCCCGTGGGACAGGCCGGCCTCGGCCGGCACACCGACAGCCACCGTCCGTTTCATGCTGGATGTTCGCGAGGTGGCCGCACGGGGAGTGGCCACGGCGACACGTGCCCGAGTCGTGGTGACGTGGAACCCGGCAGCCGGTGAGCCGGGGAACGCTCGGACGGATGACGCCGCCCCGGCGGACCTGCGGTTCGGCGGAGTCGTGCGCGTGCGGGGCGGGCTGCGTCCCGCCGAACCGGGCCGGAGCGAGTCCGCACGGCTGGCCGCGGACGCCCTGACCGTGCAACGAGCCCCTCCCGCGTCGCTCCGGCTGCTCGACCGGCACCGGGACGCCCTGATGGAGGTCACCGGTGACCTCGCGCCGCAGGCCCGAGGCCTCGTACCCGGGGCGGCGATCGGTGACACCACTCGTCTGCCCGGCGAGCTGGCGGAGGCCATGAAAGCCAGCGGCCTCACGCACATCACCGCGGTCTCGGGCGGGCACTTCGCGATCGTGATCGCCCTGCTGACCGGCATCGCCGGAACCCTCGGCGCACCACGTTGGGCGCGGGTGGTGCTCCTGGCCCTGGCCGGTGCGGCCTTCGTCGCCCTGGTCCGGCCGGAACCGAGCGTGCTGCGGGCCGCGGCCATGGCCGGGTTCGCCCTGGTGGGGCTCGTGCTCGGCCGCCCCGCCCAGTCCGTGCCCGCGCTCGCGGGAACGGTGATCGGGCTGCTCGTGGCCGATCCGTGGCTGTCGCGCTCCTTCGGGTTCGCGTTGTCGGCCTCGGCCACCGCAGGGCTGGTGCTGCTCGTGCCGCCGCTGGTGGCGCGGATCGCGCCGTGGACGGGGAAGGCGTTCGCGTTCGCGCTGGCCGTTCCGCTCGCCGCGCAGGTGGCGTGCGGACCGGTGCTCGTCCTGCTCGAACCGGAGGTGTCGCTCGTGTCGGTTCCCGCCAACCTGCTCGCCACGCCCGCGCTCGTCCCGGCGACCGTGCTCGGCCTCGTCGCGACGGTTCTGGCACCGTGGTGGTCCTGGGGCGCCCACCTCGTGGCCTGGGTCGCGAGTGGGGCGACCTGGTGGATCGCGCAGGTGGCGCTCCACGCCGCGGAAATGCCCGGCCGTGCCCTGCCCTGGCCGGGCGGCCCCGGCGGTGCGCTCCTCCTGGGTGTGGCGACGGCGGCCGTGCTCGCCCTCGTACTGACCCGGCGGCCTCGGGGATGGCCGGACGACTGGCGGCGGGCGGTGCGGTCCGGGTTCCGGCGCACCTACCGTGCCGTCGCGGGCGGCGCGACAGGAGCTCGGCCGCGCCCCGGTTCCGTCCCCGGGCGAGTCCCGCCGCACGGCGACGGCAAGGGGAAGCGAACGACCCTGGTCGCCGGGATCGTGGCCGTGAGCGTGATGCTCGGAGCCGTGGCCCTGATCGTGCCGCGCGCGGTCGCTCGCTCGGCCATACCGCACGACTGGGTGGTCGCCGCGTGCGACGTCGGGCAGGGCGACGGGTTCGCCGTCCGTACGGGTCCGGTGTCGGCGGTGGTCGTGGATGTCGGGCCCGACGGCGACGCGGCTGGTCGCTGCCTCGACGAGCTCGGTGTCACGCGGGTGGATCTGCTGGTGCTCAGCCACTTCCACGCCGACCATGTGGGTGGACTGACCGCGGTGCTCGCCGGACGCGACGTGAAATCCGCACTGGTCTCCCCGCTGCTGGAACCGGAGGCCAACGCGGCACGGACCCTGGACGAACTGGCGGCGGCCGGTGTCCCCGCGCGGGCCCCTGTGACGGGCGAGCGCGGGCAGGCGGGAAG encodes:
- a CDS encoding GTP-binding protein, whose product is MPHHTADRRVPISVLASVDPVLRDSAVLGLVVDAPGTVALRHDILADEGLIRRVVVDASGVVEQVLVPLEHACLSCAVREDALPALAALTEDGRWTDVIMALPVSAESLPVTRALAAETARGGLLDGARIATAATVADVETFEHDLLAADLLAERGIALTPDDDRSVGEALAAQVEHADVIVAAGEAAAAPTGSGLIDRIRAEDSSRVDGLHGVTAAELAAGRYDPVRGERRSNPLGARRAPGTGRGGRAAGDRSWTLELRSDRPFHPQRLLDRIEDLGTGRMRSRGVFHVVDRPLSACLWDGAGGQLFLGDLGSWDEAAASAEPHTRIVVVGSADDAGPDAEQDVRHDLVDAFHDALVRPDEIADGGLSWLGRQDVLGPWLGSRS
- the rpmB gene encoding 50S ribosomal protein L28, which encodes MSAVCQVLGTKPGFGNSVSHSHRRTKRRWNPNIQKKRYWVPSLGRHVTLRVSAKGIKTIDRRGIDVVVAGILARGEKV
- the rpsN gene encoding 30S ribosomal protein S14, with amino-acid sequence MAKKSKIAADERRRAVVARYAGRRAELKRVIASPAASEEEKAVATAELRRQPRDASATRVRNRDVVDGRPRAHLRKFGLSRIRVREMAHRGELPGVTKSSW
- the ykgO gene encoding type B 50S ribosomal protein L36; translation: MKVRASLRSLKDKPGAKVVRRRGRTFVINKLNPRWKARQG
- the rpmG gene encoding 50S ribosomal protein L33; translated protein: MATKRADVRPIIRMVSTAGTSFTYVTRKNRRNDPDRLVLRKYDPVVRRHVEFKESR
- the aztD gene encoding zinc metallochaperone AztD, giving the protein MNPLPLSRPRRAAVPYRRAGAATSAPARRAATAVAAAIPLVLLGACAPAGSAGADGAAATPSASESRAATESQSRTARIAVTYDGGVKVLDALSLEEVGDIPLDGFNRLNPAGDERHLMVSTTGGFQVLDLGTWAAAHGDHAHYRTADPALTDVTYPATEPGHVVVHEGRTALFDDGTGQISVLDADHVADGEVARAETLPTPHHGVAVELGDDTLVVSEGTEDERTGIRVLDADGEEIAASDECPGVHGEAMAADEAVLIGCEDGAILVRDGEITKVDAPDSYGRIGNQAGSEESPVVLGDYKVDRDAELERPERVSLIDTRSGELTLVDLPSSYTFRSLARGDDGEALILGTDGRVHVIDPEKGKLTDSIEVIDAWEEPLEWQEPRPAILALDGSVYVTDPANDAIHAVDVETGEVWKSAQLGVAANEIAGVMGEAPEHDAHEGHDHEGEGAGHEDDRHGDDAHEGDGHEDDAHEDDEHDEHDEQQEG
- a CDS encoding type B 50S ribosomal protein L31 gives rise to the protein MKQGIHPEYGQVVFRDRSAGFAFLTRSTLAGRAEAGPGRPDATIEWEDGNTYPVVDVDVSSASHPFWTGSSRVVDTAGRVERFRQRYGARGATQNTSGGGASGGVAADGGPREKERA
- the rpmF gene encoding 50S ribosomal protein L32 gives rise to the protein MAVPKRKMSRSRTRSRRAQWTTSLPELVAVTTPDGSVVRVPRRLSRAARRGLL
- a CDS encoding ATP-grasp domain-containing protein, encoding MPTLLMIESWLQSTGLSLPPLLRSLGHEYVLVTRDPQVYTLPGGGTHPVLALAAEVVVAETNDDDAVVAAARRVAARHDLGGVLTTCDYYLPTVAVVAEAIGLPGSPAGVLRTATNKHLVRAAVARAGIPDVPHAVGATWDETRAAAATLGYPVVVKPVDLNSGTAVRRVADETALADAFTEITGPERNTRDQPLARLALVERVLDGPEYSVEAVTRDGVTTVLGVTAKSVTEVSRPVAGGADAVGYVESGHDFPAALDGAARTAITAHVARVLGAVGYTHGISHTEVRLTADGPRLVELNPRQGGGYIFDLVRLVTGYDPLRVLTDLALGREPTAETPAAGSAAVRFLLAPEDGFLSGVSGADALPDDPRVFAHDLPRPGTVLRAADNNDRIGHVVVADRDGDRASTWADEILDSLTMKVGHDAPLPAHVHS
- a CDS encoding DegV family protein — protein: MPLFRRHTEPRAGNRLSHARGRRPDPSQAVRVVTDSTSGLPLDTRAPGPRVVPLRVVTERESYDEGVDITAADVVRLLDDGARVTTSQPSPERFAATYRGLADEGAHAIVSLHLSGELSGTVGAASAAAARSPLAVRVVDSRTVGPGLGFAARAAAECAAAGCDVAHVAARAREVADSSTSVFMVDTLEHLRRGGRLSGPVAALGTVLGVRPILTMRDGRIELAQRVRTRAAGMERLLDLAGESIEVANRPVVGVQHFGAPDRARTLAGRLRTRTRAEVEISDISAVIGVHVGPGTLAVVVADLGGHQH
- a CDS encoding alpha/beta fold hydrolase, coding for MPEKKTLTLDAPGAVLAYDVREPATPSDAPPLVVIGLPMGAHGFDSLAEHVTDRVVVTYDPRGVERSTREPGSGTGSADHVGDVVRVIEATAGGTPVDLLGSSGGAVIALELAAAHPDLLRTVVAHEPPLPELLPDRDVIVAAMQDIHDTYQAKGSGHAMAKFIALVMEPGELSPEYLDRPAPDPAAFGMPADDDGARDDVMFSSSMVWMPRHRPDWDALAGSVQRVVIGVGADTGEEITGRTSRSIARRLGQEATVFPGGHNGFSGGEYGHPGGDPAGFAATLRKVLDA
- a CDS encoding ComEA family DNA-binding protein produces the protein MRADTDVMPAVPAVPEDTDDLVDRLRQRRSAGRVATAYAAAHGHPVGTDGDGTGRRWALGGRPGLVAVVAVLLLAGLTGAVALGRDALAAGDVRPIASAGDTGADDGVAGEAKAGGGPGGEAGTGNGRGTGTGSGTGAEAGPDGGAAWSGGSDAGAFAGSDPQGAPGSGVVAHVVGAVREPGLVELPGGARIADAVEAAGGPTGDADLSGVNLARPVTDGEQIHVPRPGETPAATGGAPGGTPAGPPETGGEGVDLNTADAATLETLPGIGPTLAQRIIEWRTANGPFASVDELDDVSGIGPAVLEQIRPVARV
- a CDS encoding ComEC/Rec2 family competence protein, which encodes MRSTDLRLAPAAALAWIAAWATTGQAGAWALAVACGWLAAIAGAGVIVLVALRGMTRGSGVTRGPGSVMTSGVAHVALAAACSLGVVATGTVKTARAATIEDLASRGFTGEVTGTVVSQPEPVPWDRPASAGTPTATVRFMLDVREVAARGVATATRARVVVTWNPAAGEPGNARTDDAAPADLRFGGVVRVRGGLRPAEPGRSESARLAADALTVQRAPPASLRLLDRHRDALMEVTGDLAPQARGLVPGAAIGDTTRLPGELAEAMKASGLTHITAVSGGHFAIVIALLTGIAGTLGAPRWARVVLLALAGAAFVALVRPEPSVLRAAAMAGFALVGLVLGRPAQSVPALAGTVIGLLVADPWLSRSFGFALSASATAGLVLLVPPLVARIAPWTGKAFAFALAVPLAAQVACGPVLVLLEPEVSLVSVPANLLATPALVPATVLGLVATVLAPWWSWGAHLVAWVASGATWWIAQVALHAAEMPGRALPWPGGPGGALLLGVATAAVLALVLTRRPRGWPDDWRRAVRSGFRRTYRAVAGGATGARPRPGSVPGRVPPHGDGKGKRTTLVAGIVAVSVMLGAVALIVPRAVARSAIPHDWVVAACDVGQGDGFAVRTGPVSAVVVDVGPDGDAAGRCLDELGVTRVDLLVLSHFHADHVGGLTAVLAGRDVKSALVSPLLEPEANAARTLDELAAAGVPARAPVTGERGQAGSVTWDVLLAGPPGPELGTMSEEGRPSGGERSGAEVNDASVTLLVRAAGLDVVLLGDLEDAGQAALLARMRGRGIADVDVVKVAHHGSRTQSWALAEQLSPAVALVSAGEDNGYGHPTDAALDLYAGVGAAVLRTDECGTFGLTVRRGSLAVGGC